The genomic window CTCCGATTCGTCCATGGGCTTCCCGGAGGGTCCCAGCCAGACCACGTCGCGGATCTCCATGCCGTGGATCGATCTTCCTTGAAAGAAGTGGCGCCGGTGAAAGACCGGCTCCTTGCGCCGCAGCCAGATGAGCTTCTGGACCAGCTGGATGAAAAAGAGCTTCTCCTTCGTCGGCTCCCAGTCGAGCCAGGAAAGTTCGTTGTCCTGACAATAGGCGTTGTTGTTGCCCGACTGGCTCTGACAGAGCTCATCGCCCGCCCGGACCATCGGCACTCCTTGCGAGGTGAGGAGGGTGAGCCAGAAGTTGAGCTTCTGCTTGGTGCGGAGGGCCAGGACCCCAGGATCCTCCGTTGGCCCTTCCACCCCGCAGTTCCAGCTCCAGTTGGCGTCGGTGCCGTCACGGTTTCCCTCCCCGTTGGCCTCGTTGTGCTTCTGCTCGTAGGCAACCAGGTCCTGGAGGGTAAAGCCATCGTGGCAGGTGAGGAAGTTGATGCTCGCGTAGGGGCGCTTTCCGCTCGCCTCGTAGAGGTCGCTCGACCCGGCCAGCCGAGTCGCGAACTCCGAGACGAGCCCGCCCTCCCCCTTCCAGAACCGGCGAATGCAGTCCCGATATTGCCCGTTCCATTCCGCCCAGCCGACGGGAAAGTTCCCGACCTGGTAGCCGCCCGGCCCAAGATCCCAAGGCTCGGCGATCAGCTTGACGCGGGAGAGGACCGGATCCTGGTGAATGAGATCGAAGAAGGCGGAGAGCCGATCGACCTCGAAGAACTCCCGGGCCAGGCTGCTGGCCAGATCGAAGCGGAAGCCATCGACGTGCATCTCGGTCACCCAGTAGCGGAGGCTGTCCATGATGAGCTGGAGCACCCGCGGATGGCGCATGTTGAGGGTGTTGCCGGTACCCGTGAAATCGACGTAGTAGCGGAGCTCTTCCGGGGAAAGCCGGTAGTAGGAGAGATTGTCGATGCCCCGGAACGAGAGGGTGGGTCCGAGGTGGTTCCCTTCCGCCGTATGGTTGTAGACGACGTCGAGGATGACCTCGATCCCGTGAAGATGGAGGGATCGGACCATCGACTGGAACTGCTCGGTGTGGGTGAGGCTGCAGTCTCGGACCGCGTAGCGGGAATCGGGGGCGAAGAAGGCGATCGTGTTGTAGCCCCAGTAGTTGGAGAGCCCCCTTTCGACCAGCACCCGTTCATCGACGTGATGATGGACCGGGAGGAGCTCGATCGCCGTGATGCCAAGCTCCAGGAAGTAGCGGATCATCTCGTCGTGAGCCAGGCCGAGGTAGGTGCCCCGGAGCTCGGGCGGGATCTTCGGATGGCGCTGGGTCAGCCCTTTGACGTGGGCTTCATAAATGATCGTCTTGTGCCAGGGCACCCGTGGAAGGCGATCCTCTCCCCAGGGAAAGACGGTGTGGGCGACGCGGGCCAAGGGGACGAAGGAGGCATCGTCCCGGGAATCGAGCGCGAGATCCTGGTCTGGATGGCCGATCGGATAGCCGAAAAGGGTGTCGTCCCACCGCAGATCCGCACCGATCTCTCGGGCATAGGGATCGAGGAGGACCTTGCTCGGATTGAATCGATGACCGTGCGAAGGCTCGTAGGGGCCAGAGATCCGGTAGCCGTAGAGCTGACCCGGCAGCATTCCGGGAACGTAGACGTGCCAGACCTCGCCGGTCCATTCTTCCACGGGGATCCGTTGGGCTTCGCGCCGGTCTTCGGAATAGAGGCAGAGCTCGACCTTGCTTGCGGCCGCAGAGAAGAGGGCGAAGTTGACTCCTCGGCCGTCCCAAGAGGCTCCCAAGGGGTAGGGGTTCCCCGGCAAGAATCGCTCAAACATAGATCTGGTGCTCCAACACCGTGTTGAGGAAGCGGAGCCGGGCGGTCGTCGCCTCGGGCTCCCAATGGAGCGCAAAGTCTAGCTCGGAGAGACCGCGCTCCACAAGGCAGAACCCAAGGAGCCGAGCCGACTCCTCCGGGGAAGCGGGGCAGCAGGGAGCCTCGCCCATCGCTTCGCGGTAGCTCCGCCAGAGCACATGGCTCGCGTAGAACCACCAGCCTTCGGCTGCCGCTTGCATCCAGGGATGATCGGTCTCGGGAAGGCTGCCGTTCCGGTTGAGCGCGGCGAAAGCCGCAGCGTAGAGGGAGGTGATGAGGCTGGCGACATCCCGGTGTGCGGGACGCTTGAGCCGCCGCTCCGAGAGGGGCCGGTAGAACTCCCCCTCGAAGTCGGCGATCACGAAGTCCTTCCCGGTGAAGCGGAGCCGCCCGAGATGATAGTCTCCATGAACGCGGATCTTGGTGGCGCGGATCACGGGTCCGAGGAAGGAAGCCAGAGCCTTTTCCAGCGGGTCCGAGATCGCCTGCCATTCCCGCCGCTCGGACTCTTCCGGACGGAGGTCAAACCAGCGGCCGACGCGCCGGTGGGTTTCGAGCGCCACCTGGAAGAGGGAACGCTGGGACCAGGGGGTGAACGCTTCCGGGGAAAATGCCGGGTCGGTCGTTTCGCTTGCGAGGGCTCGATGCATCTCCGCGGTTCGTCCGCCCAGAAGACGGAGCTGCTCGCAGAAGACGCCTTCGATCAGGTGAACCGTCTCTTGCGGCCAGCTTTCCGGTGCTGAGCGCAAGAGTGGGGAAAAATCGGCCAGGACCGATCGCTGACCCAAGGCTCTCTCCAGGAACCGGCTCGCCGCATCGAGCGCCAGGCACCAGCCATCGGCTTCAATGGGCGGGAATTCCTGGAGGAGCGCCAGGGCGATGACGCCCCCCTGCCGCCGTTGAAGGTCGAGTGTTCCCGCATAGCGTGGCACGAAAGGAGGGGAAAGCCGATGCTCTCCCAGGTAGCGGGCCATCTCGACATCCGGATTCGGGCCCTCCTCGAGCTTCGCGTAGCATCGCAGGGCGAGCCTCTTCTCGTAGAGCACCGTGCGGCTCTGTCGGGCTGGGGGGAGAAGCTCCGATTCGGTGGGAAGGTCTCCCTTCCGGCGGAGATCCTCCAGGAAAGCTGCGGGCCGTGCCTGGATGACACCGGTCTGCAAGGAGAGGCGCCTGCGGGAAGCCAGCCAGTCGAGCACCCAGGCGCGGAAGGCGGGGTCCAAGAAGGCATCGATCAAAACACCGGTCTTTCCGTCGCGCGCATACCGGGCGAAGACCTTCTGCGGCTCCTTCGCGAGGAGGCGTTCGGCCTCCTCCCCCTCGACGGGAAGCCAGCCGCAGAACGCAAGCCCGGCTTCTCCCTCAGAGTAGGAGAGGCGAAAGAGGACCGCTTGCACCGGCTCCCCCAAGGAGCGGAGGGTTTCGACCTCGAGGGCATCCTCCGCGACCGCTTGGGTGAGCCTCCGAGGGGACCGTGTGGACCAGCGCTCGTGGGCGAGATAGTCGGGCAAGGCTTCCCCCGCAAAGGCTCGTCCCCGGTCCGAAAGCCAAAATTCGATGCTCGGCGGTTCTGGGAGCACTGCGATCCGTTCTCGGGAGCTCGAAGGAGTTGCCGTCGGAGGATGGAGCTCGAACCAGAAGTGGCCGTAGGGACCGAGCGTAAAGGTGTAGGGTTGGTCGGTGATCTCGGGAAAGCGCATGCGCCCGAAGACCTCCTCGGGAGCCGAACCCAGGAAGCTTGCGAGCGGAAGTTGCGCCACCTGGCTGAACCGGGAGAGGTTGATGACTACGAGGATGTGCTGCTCTCCGTCGGAGCGGAGGAAGGAGAGCACCTTCGGGTTCTGGGAATGGACGAACTGGAGGGTTCCTCGGCGGAAGGCCGAGAAGCGCTGGCGCATCGCGATGACCCGCCGTGTCCACCAGAGCAGGGAGGAGAGGTTGTTCTCCTCGAGCTCCGCGTTGATCGTCTCATAGTGATATTCCGGATCGATGATGACCGGAAGATAGAGCTTTTGCGGGTTGGCTCGGGAAAAGCCGGCGTTCTTGTCCGCGCTCCATTGCATCGGCGTGCGCACGCCGTCGCGATCCCCAAGGTAGATGTTGTCGCCCATGCCGAGCTCATCCCCGTAATAGAGGATCGGCGTGCCAGGCAGGGAGAAGAGGAGGACCATGAGCAGCTCGATCTTCCTCCGGTTGTTTTGCAGGAGCGGAGCGAGCCGCCGGCGGATGCCGAGGTTGAGGCGGGCGCGCCGATCCTTGGCATAGACCCGGAACATGTAGTCGCGCTCCTCGTCGGTCACCATCTCGAGGGTCAGCTCGTCGTGATTCCGGAGAAAGGTCGCCCAACGGCAGCCCGCCGGGATTTGCGGCGTCTGCTCCAGGATGTCGACGATCGGGTAGCGCTCCTCCATATGCATCGCCATGAAGAGGCGAGGCATGACGGGGAAATGAAAGGCCATGTGGCATTCGTCGCCCTGGCCGAAGTAGGCCGCCGCATCCTCCGGCCATTGATTGGCCTCCGCCAGCAGCATCCGGTTGGCATAGCGGCTGTCGATGTAGCGGCGCAGCTCCTTTAAGAAGGCGTGACTTTCGGGGAGGTTTTCGCAATTGGTTCCCTCGCGCTCGAAAAGATAGGGCACCGCGTCGAGCCGGAGGCCGTCGACGCCCAAGCCGAGCCAGAAATCGATCACCGCCAGGACTTCCTTCTGAACCTCGGGATTATCGTAGTTCAAGTCGGGCTGATGGGAGTAGAAGCGGTGCCAGAAGTAGGCGCGGGCCGTCGCATCCCAGGTCCAATTCGAGCTCTCGAAGTCCTGGAAGATGATCCGGGCCTGGGTGTAGCGATTCGGGGTGTCGCTCCAGACGTAGTAGTTCCGCCAGCGGCTCTTGGCGGGAGCGCGTCGCGCCCGCTGGAACCAGGGGTGCTGGTCGGAGGTGTGATTGAGGACGAGCTCGGTGATCACGCGGATCTTCCGGCGATGGGCCTCTTCCAGGAAGCGGACGAATTCCTTCAGGGTTCCATAGTTTGGATGGACGCCGTAGTAGTCGGCGATGTCATATCCGTCGTCGCGCAGCGGCGAGGGGTAGAAGGGGAGGAGCCAGATGGCGGTGATCCCCAGCTTGTTCAGGTAATCGAGCCGATCGACCAGGCCCACGAAGTCACCGATGCCATCGCCGTTTCCATCGGCGAAGGCCTTCACATGCACCTCGTAGATGACGGCGTCGAGCCACCAGTGAGGGGGAGGCTCAACCAGGGGTGCCGCCAAGACGCCATGGCGCTTGCGCCTTCGCGGCGGAGCTGGAAGCGCGGGTCTTGCTATTTCCATACGACATTCATGGCTCAGCCGGCGCTTTCATCGCCTGACCGTCCTCAGATTGGTGCTTCATTTTGTGGCAAAGGGCAAGCGGTTCGCTCGGCCTCGGAGCGGACCCTGGCTGGAAAACCAGACCCGGGACGCGCTGCCGCGAAGGCCGCGCGATTGGATCGGCAAGCCGATTCGAGCCGTCGGCATCATGCGACCTTCCCCTCACAAATCATGGAGGATTCGTGGAGGTAGGGCGGCGCGAAGCGCGTTCCCGATGGCGAGGATGTCGATCAGCTCCTGGGCGATTGCGCCTTCGACGGGGGTTAGCCGGCCGCCCGCCGCGACCAGCATGCCGCCCAGGCTCAGCAACATGCCGCCGATGGCGCTCTGCAGCGCAATCCTCCGCATGCGCCGGCTGATGTGGAGGAACTCGTCGACCTTTCGCAGTGAGTTCTCCAAGGAGACCACGTCGGCGGCTTCGGCGGTGACGTCGGCATGCTGCCCGATTGCCATACCGACCGTGGCCGCCATCATGGCCGGGGCATCGTTGATCCCATCGCCGACGTAGAGCGTCTTGGCTCGCGTCGTCTCCTTCCGCACGAGCGCCAGCTTTTCTTCCGGCGTCTGACCGGCGTGGAGCTCCCGGATGCCCACTTCCTCGGCGAGATAGCGGACCTCGGATTCGCGGTCCCCGGAGACGAGAATCGTCCGGTGGAGCTGGTGCTTGGGCCCCAGATGGGCCACGAAGGAACGGCTCTCGCGGCGCGGCGTGTCCCGGAAGCGGCACGCGGCGGCATAGCGGCCCCCGATCCAGACGATGCACTCAAGGCCGCCGGAAGAAGGTGGGAGCTCAGCTTCCTCGATCTCTGCCGCGGTGAGCCGGGAGCGTCCGATAATCCGTACCCGGCGCCCAGCGACCACTCCGGTGAGCCCCTGACCGGGCGGCTCGCTCACCTCCGAAGCCTCGGGCGGGGCGACTCCCTCTTCCCGGGCGGCGGCGAGGATCGCGCGCGCGAGTGGATGCTTCGAATAGCGTTCGACGCCCGCTGCGGCCTCCAGCACCTCCCTTCGGCAAAAACCCTCCCCGATAGCGAGGTCGGTTAGTCGAGGCTCGCCATAGGTGAGCGTACCGGTCTTGTCGAAAAGGGCGGTTCGGCATTGAGTCACCTGCTCGAGCGCCGCCGGAGCCTTGACGATGATCGATCGGCGGGCACAGAGGGAGATCGCGCCGATGATGGCCACGGGAATAGCAAGGATGAGCGGGCAGGGAGTCGCGATCACGAGCACGGCCAGAAAGCGGACCGGCTGGCCGGTGAAGAGCCAAGTCGCCCCGGCGAGGGCGACCGCTGCGGGAGTGTAGTAGACGGCGAGGGTGTCCGCGAGACGGCGAAGCCTTGGGCGCTCCTGTTCGGCCCGAGCCATCACGGCCATGATTTTCGCGTAGCGGGAATCCTCGGCCAGGCGAGTCGCCCGCACGGTCAGCGCCGATTCCCCGTTGACCGCGCCCGAGAGGACTGCGGCACCCGAGGTCTTCCGGATCCGAAAAGGTTCGCCCGTCAGGTAGGCCTCGTCCATCTCTCCCTGCCCTTCGATGACGATGCCATCCACTGGGCAGGTCTCATGGGGAAAAACGACGAGCCGATCGCCGATGCGAACCGTCGAGAGGGGGGCCTCCTCGAGCCCGGAGGGCCCCTTCCGATGGACGGTCGAAGGCATCCGCCTGGCCAGGGCGCGCAATACCGAGGAGGCCTCTCCCGCAGCGAAGCTTTCCAAGAGCTCTCCCCCCGAGAGCATGAGCACGATGATCGCCCCGGCGAGGTATTCCCCAAGGAAGAGCGAGGCAACGATGGAGAGGCCGGCGAGGAGATCCGATCCGAGCTCGCGTCGGAGCGCTTTCTTCCCTAGCTCATACACGAGCGGAAGCCCGCCCGCTCCCAGTGCGAGCAGAAGTGGAGCGTCGTAGAGGCTCGTTTGTGATCGGAACCCGAAGCGGAGCGCCAGATGGAGAGCGATGGCGATCAGGGTCAAGGTGGCAACCAGCCCGTTTCGGTGGCGGAGCAGCCGGAATGCCGGCCGGCGCGCATCGGACCTGCCTGCAGAAGGAGGAAGGACTGGCTTCACGAAGGCTCTTCCGCCGGGGCGATGCGTGGCTCTTGAGAATCGGAGGCGGAGATCCCATCTCCTGCCGTCGGGCGCCCCGGAGGTGCCACCTTTCTGCGGTCCCGCTCCGTCCAGGAGTAGAGGGCTGGCAGGAGGAGGAGGGAGAGGAGGGTCGAAGAGAGGACGCCCCCGATGACCACGAGGGCGAGGGGGCGCTGGACTTCGGCCCCGGCACCCTGCGCCAGCGCCATGGGAAGGAAGCCGAGGCTTGCGACGGCGGCGGTCATGAGCACGGGGCGCAAGCGGATCTGGCAGCCTTCCCAGACCGACTCGCGCACGGTCTTGCCTTCGCTCCGCAGCTGGTTGAAGAAGGAGATCAGGACGAGCGAGGCGAGGGTGGCGATGCCCGAAAGGGCGATGAAGCCGACGGCGGCCGAGAGGCTGAAGGGCAGGTTCATGAGCCGGAGGGAAAAGATCCCTCCGGTTGCCGCAACGGGGACGCTGACGAGCACGAGCAGGGTCTGCCGCACGCTGCCGAGGGCCGTATAGAGAAGGAAAGCGATGAGCAGGAGGCCCGCAGGGACGATGACGGCCAGCCGGGCCTGCGCATGCACCAGGTTCTGGTACTGACCGCCGAACTCGAGGAAGTATCCCGCCGGAGGATGCACGGTGCGGAGAATGCGTGCCTTCGCTTCGCGCACGAAGCCTTCCAGGTCCCGGCTGCCGAGGGTCACCTCCAGCACTTGGTAGCGGATTCCGCTCCCTCGGTGGATCATCCGAACCCGGTCCCGCACCGCGTAGTCGGCGACTTCACCGAGCGGAAGCAGGCCCCCGCTTTCGCTGCGGACCGGAAGCCGGAGAACCCGCTCGGGATCGCTCCTTTCCGCTTCCGGGAGGCGGATGACGATCGGGTAGCGGCGCTCCCCGTCGATGATGGTCCCGACCGTCTCTCCCCCGACGCCCGAGCCGATCGCGCTGTTGATTTCCGCGGACTCGACGATGTATCGCTCCATCGCTGCACGGTCGGGAACGTATTCTAAGGAGGGACAGCGGCCCGCCGATTGAAACTCGACCTCGAGGGCGCCCGGGATCGTCCGGAGAATTTCCTGGGTGCGCCTCGCCAGGCCTTCCAGCACATCATAATCGGGTCCGAACCACTTGACGGCCAGCTCCGCGCGCTGGCCCTCGAGCATGTCGTTGAAGCGCATCTCGATCGGCTGGACGAAGAGCATGGTCTGTCCAGGGACGCGCATCTCCACCTCCTGGGAGATGATCTCGATCAATCTCTCCCGGTCGATCGGGCGTCCGTTCTCCTTGCGCCATTGCGAGCGGGGCCGGAGCATCATGTAGAGGTCGTTCTCATTGGGAGGCATGGGATCGGTCGCGATCTCGGAGGTGCCGGTCCGCGAAAAGAGAAGGTCCGCCTCCGGGATGCGGGAGAGGAGCATCTGCTCGGTTGCCTTTTCGATGGCGACCGAAGCTTCCAGGCTGACCGAGGGCGCCTTGTAGAATTCGATCGTGAAGGCTCCCTCGTCGAGACGCGGGACGAAGACCGATCCCATGCGGCTCAGCGTCCAGAGAGCGAGGGCGAAGGCCGCAAAGGAGCCGCCGACCACCAGAATTCCACCCCGCCCGAGGGTCCATCGCAGGATGGGAAGATAGGCGCTCCGAGCGAGACGGATGAGCCAGGTCTCCCGGCCGGAGGGGTTCTCTCGGAGAGAGACTGCGGCGGCGGCGGGAACGTAGGTGAGGGCGAGGAGGAGAGATCCCGAAAGGGCGAGGATGACCGAGAAAGCCATCGGACGGAACATCTTCCCCTCGATCCCTCCCAAGGAAAGGATCGGGACGTAGACCACGGTGATGACGAGCACGCCGAAGAAGACCGAAGGTCCGACCTGCTCGGCAGCGAAGAGGACGGCGGAAAGCCTCTGCCGGGAGCTCAACGGGTGCATGCGGCGGTGATACCGCCGGGAGAGCTCGCGCAGGGCGTTGTCGACGAGAACGACCGCACCGTCGACGAGCAAGCCGAAGTCGAGAGCGCCCAGGCTCATCAAGTTGGCGGAGATCTGCAGGGGACCCATGGCCAGAAGCGCAAAAAGAAAGGAGAGCGGGATCACGGAGGTGACCAGCAGGCTGGCCCGGACGTCGCCCACCAGGAGAAAGAGGACGCCGACGACGAGCAGGGCGCCCTCGGCGAGGTTTTGGACGACCGTTTGAATCGTCCGGCCGACCAGCTCTGACTGATCGTAGAGAATCCGCATGTCGACGGACGGAGGAAGCCGCTTCCGGATTTCGGCCATCTTTTCCTTGACACGGGTCGCGACGGCCCGGGCGTTCTCCCCGATCAGCATGAGCACGGTGCCGACCACCGCCTCCTTGCCGTTGACGGTCGCCGCTCCCGTGCGGATGTTCGGTCCGACCGCGACCCTCGCCAGATCGCCGACCAGGAGCGGACGGGGGCTCCCCGCATATTTGATCGGGAGTTGCTCGATCTGCTCCAGGCTTTCGACTCGGCCGAGCGATCGGACGAAGAGCTGCTGTCCTGTCTCGTCGACGACCGCCCCTCCCGCGTTCTGCACGTTCTTGCCGACGAGCGAGGCGAGCTCAGGAACGGTCAATCCGGCGTGGAAGAGGCTTTCGGCGGAGGGCGAGACGACGATCAGCTTTTCGAAGCCGCCGCTGGTGTTGATGTCGGCCACTCCCTGGACCATGCGGAGAAGGGGCTTGACCGTGTATTCCTGGAGCAGCCGCAGCTCCATGAGCTGGAGCATCTCGGTCGGAGGCTTGTCCTTGGCTTCCGGACGGTATTCGAGGGAGTAGTAGAGAATTTCTCCCAGGCCGGTGGCCATTGGGGCGAGCGTTGGGCTCAGGTCACGCGGAAGCTTGGCCTGCACCGCAAGCAGCCGCTCGCTGACGAGCTGCCGGCTCCGGTAGATGTCGGTGCCGTCGCGGAAGATCAGCGTTACCTGGGAGAGGCCGAACTTGGAGAGCGAGCGCATCACCTCGAGCCGGGGGATTCCCGCGAGCTCGACCTCCAAGGGGAAGGTGACGAGCTTTTCGATCTCCTCCGGCGCCAGCGAAGGGACGACGGTATTCACCTGCACCATGGGGTTGGTGATGTCGGGAACCGCGTCGATGGGGAGGCGGAGAGCCGCCCAGAGGCCGAGGACCAAGAGAGCGGCCGAGGCGAAGAAGATCCATTCGCGCCGACGGATGGCAAGACGGAGCAGAGCGTGGATCACGATGCCCTCCGGACCGTGGGCAGGCCATCGCTTCCGGCCGAGCCGGAGGGCGAGGAGGCGAAATGATCCTCAGGCTTCATCCCTCGGGAGAGCGAGGAATCGGTTCCCCGGCGAACGGGCGCGGCGCTCCGTCGGCGAGCCGCTGGCTCTTGCGTCGGCGAGCGCGCTCCCGCCATCCTTCCGTCCAGGAATAGAGGGTGGGCAAGAGAAGAAGGGAGAGAAGGGTGGAGGAGAGGATGCCGCCGATGACGACGATCGCCAGAGGCCGCTGGACCTCTGCCCCCGCGCCTTGGGCCAGCGCCATCGGCAAGAAGCCGAGGCTCGCCACCGTGGCGGTCATGAGGATGGGACGGAGGCGGATCTGGCAGCCTTCCCAGACGGCTTCGGCGACTCCGTGCCCTTCCGCTCGGAGGTGGTTGAAGAAGGAGACCAGCACCAGGGCGGCCAGCACGGCAATTCCGGAGAGGGCGATGAAGCCGACGGCGGCCGAGAGGCTGAATGGCAGCCCGGCCCATTGCAGCGCGAAGACCCCGCCGGTGATGGCGACCGGCACGCTCGCGAGCACGAGTGCGGTCTGGCGGAAGTTCCCCAGGGCCGTGAAGAGCAAGAAGAAGATGAGCAGGAGAGCTGCGGGAACGATCACCGCCAGCCGAGCCTGCGCGCGAAGGAGATTCTGGTACTGGCCGCCAAATTCGAGGAAGTAGCCCCGCGGAACCTGGATCTCCCGGGAGATGCGGCTCTGGGCTTCCCGAACGAAGCCGGCCACGTCCCGGCTGCCCAAGGTGACCTGCACCGGCTGGTAGCGGATTCCTCCCGAGCGGTGGATGATCCGCACCCGGTTTTCGACACTATACTTGCCGACCTCACCCAGCGGAAGGAGCCCTCCTGATTCGCTTCGCACGGGGAGCCGGAGGATCGCCTTGGGGTCGGAGCGCAAGGCTTCGGGAAGCCGTACGACGACGGGATAACGCCGCTCTCCGTCGATCATCATCCCCACCACTTGCCCACCCATCGAAGTAGCCACTGCGGCGTTGATCTCGCCGGCTTCCACCGTGAACCGGCCCATGGCCGCCCGGTCGGGCGCGAACTCGAGCGAGGGAGCGCGGCCCGCCGACTGCATCTCCACGTCGATCGCTCCGGGAATCTTCTGCAAGATCTCCATGGTCTTTGCCGCCAGGGGCTCGAGGACGTCGAAGTCGGACCCATACCATTTTGCGGCCAAGTCGGCCTTTTCTCCCTCCAGCATCTCGTTGAAGCGCATCTCGATCGGCTGGCCGAAGACCATCCCCTGCCCGGGAGCCCGCGTGGCAATCTCCTCTTGAATGATCTCGATCAACCGATCCCGGCTGATCGGCTTCCCGCCCTCCTTGCGCCACTCCTCCGGCGGACGGAGGATCAAGTAGGTGTCATTCTCGTTCTGGGGCATCGGATCGGTGGCGATATCCGGGGTTCCCGCTCGGGAGAAGATGAGCGTGATCTCGGGAACGCGAGCGAGCAGCATCCTTTCGGTCTCCTTTTCCATCTCCATCGAGGCGGGGAGTCCCATCGACCAGGTCTTGTAGACCATCACGGTGAAGGATCCTTCGTTGAGCCGCGGCACGAAGACCGCCCCCAGCCGGCTCAAGGTGAAGAGAGAGAGCGCAAAGAGGCCGAAGACCGAGAGTACGACGATCGGCCCTCCCCATCCGAGCGTCCACCGGAGCGCCGGGGTGTAGAGCGCCCGCGCCCATCGGATCAGCGGGCTTTCCCGATCGTGGAGCGTCTTTGCGAGCCAGAGCGATGCCCCGGCGGGAACATAGCTGAGGGCGAGCAGCAGGGAGCCGGAGAGGGCCAGGATGACGGTCAGCGCCATCGGCCGGAACATCTTTCCTTCGATTCCGCCCAAGGCCAGGATCGGAAAATAGACGACGGCGATCACCAGCACGCCAAAGAAGACGGAGGGGCCGACCTGCTCGGCGGCTCCGAGTATGGCCGACTGGCGCTCGGCGGGGGTGAGCGTCCGACCGAGCTGCGCCTGGCGACGGGCGACCTCGCGGATCGTGTTTTCCACGATCACCACCGCTCCGTCGACGAGCAGGCCGAAGTCGATCGCCCCCAGGCTCATCAGGTTCGCCGAAACATGGAGGGGACGCATGAGGCAGATCGCAAAGAGAAACGAGAGGGGGATGACCGAGGCGACGAGCAGGCTGGCGCGGACATTGGTGATCAGGAAAAAGAGGACACCGATGACGAGGAGCGCCCCTTCCGAGAGGTTCCGAATGACGGTGTGGATCGTCCGCTTCACCAGGTCCGATTGATCGTAGACGATCCGAAGCTCGACCCCGGGAGGAAGGCGCTGCTGGATTTCCGCCATCTTCTCCTTGGCGCGTCCGGCAACGGTCAGTGCATTTTCTCCAATGAGCATCAGGACGGTTCCGAGGACGGTCTCCTTGCCGTTGAAGGTTGCCGCTCCCGTCCGGATGTTGGGTCCGACGGTTACCCGTGCGAGATCGCTGACGAGGATCGGCTTGGCCGATCCCCCGTACTTGACCGGCAGCCGTTCGATCTGCGTCAGGTCCTCGACCCGGCCAAGAGAGCGGACGAAGAGCTGCTGCCCCGCCTGGTCGATGACGGCACCCCCCACGTTTTCCACATTCTTTCCGACCAGGGAGGCGAGCTCGGAGGCGGTGATGCCGGCGTGGAAGAGGCTCTCCGGGTTCGGCTCGACCAGGATCAGCTTCTGGTAGCCGCCGCTCG from Methylacidimicrobium sp. B4 includes these protein-coding regions:
- a CDS encoding efflux RND transporter permease subunit, with the translated sequence MIHALLRLAIRRREWIFFASAALLVLGLWAALRLPIDAVPDITNPMVQVNTVVPSLAPEEIEKLVTFPLEVELAGIPRLEVMRSLSKFGLSQVTLIFRDGTDIYRSRQLVSERLLAVQAKLPRDLSPTLAPMATGLGEILYYSLEYRPEAKDKPPTEMLQLMELRLLQEYTVKPLLRMVQGVADINTSGGFEKLIVVSPSAESLFHAGLTVPELASLVGKNVQNAGGAVVDETGQQLFVRSLGRVESLEQIEQLPIKYAGSPRPLLVGDLARVAVGPNIRTGAATVNGKEAVVGTVLMLIGENARAVATRVKEKMAEIRKRLPPSVDMRILYDQSELVGRTIQTVVQNLAEGALLVVGVLFLLVGDVRASLLVTSVIPLSFLFALLAMGPLQISANLMSLGALDFGLLVDGAVVLVDNALRELSRRYHRRMHPLSSRQRLSAVLFAAEQVGPSVFFGVLVITVVYVPILSLGGIEGKMFRPMAFSVILALSGSLLLALTYVPAAAAVSLRENPSGRETWLIRLARSAYLPILRWTLGRGGILVVGGSFAAFALALWTLSRMGSVFVPRLDEGAFTIEFYKAPSVSLEASVAIEKATEQMLLSRIPEADLLFSRTGTSEIATDPMPPNENDLYMMLRPRSQWRKENGRPIDRERLIEIISQEVEMRVPGQTMLFVQPIEMRFNDMLEGQRAELAVKWFGPDYDVLEGLARRTQEILRTIPGALEVEFQSAGRCPSLEYVPDRAAMERYIVESAEINSAIGSGVGGETVGTIIDGERRYPIVIRLPEAERSDPERVLRLPVRSESGGLLPLGEVADYAVRDRVRMIHRGSGIRYQVLEVTLGSRDLEGFVREAKARILRTVHPPAGYFLEFGGQYQNLVHAQARLAVIVPAGLLLIAFLLYTALGSVRQTLLVLVSVPVAATGGIFSLRLMNLPFSLSAAVGFIALSGIATLASLVLISFFNQLRSEGKTVRESVWEGCQIRLRPVLMTAAVASLGFLPMALAQGAGAEVQRPLALVVIGGVLSSTLLSLLLLPALYSWTERDRRKVAPPGRPTAGDGISASDSQEPRIAPAEEPS
- a CDS encoding efflux RND transporter permease subunit is translated as MIRRLLGFALRRRGLILSAAVGLLGAGCWSALQIPIDAVPDITSPMVQVNTAVPALAPEEIEKLVTFPLEIELSGIPGMVTMRSLSKFGLSQVTMIFRDGTDLYRSRQLVSERLLTAAAKLPRDLTPTLAPIATGMGEILYYTLDYRPDAKEKPPTEMLRLMELRLLQEYTVKPLLRMVQGVADINTSGGYQKLILVEPNPESLFHAGITASELASLVGKNVENVGGAVIDQAGQQLFVRSLGRVEDLTQIERLPVKYGGSAKPILVSDLARVTVGPNIRTGAATFNGKETVLGTVLMLIGENALTVAGRAKEKMAEIQQRLPPGVELRIVYDQSDLVKRTIHTVIRNLSEGALLVIGVLFFLITNVRASLLVASVIPLSFLFAICLMRPLHVSANLMSLGAIDFGLLVDGAVVIVENTIREVARRQAQLGRTLTPAERQSAILGAAEQVGPSVFFGVLVIAVVYFPILALGGIEGKMFRPMALTVILALSGSLLLALSYVPAGASLWLAKTLHDRESPLIRWARALYTPALRWTLGWGGPIVVLSVFGLFALSLFTLSRLGAVFVPRLNEGSFTVMVYKTWSMGLPASMEMEKETERMLLARVPEITLIFSRAGTPDIATDPMPQNENDTYLILRPPEEWRKEGGKPISRDRLIEIIQEEIATRAPGQGMVFGQPIEMRFNEMLEGEKADLAAKWYGSDFDVLEPLAAKTMEILQKIPGAIDVEMQSAGRAPSLEFAPDRAAMGRFTVEAGEINAAVATSMGGQVVGMMIDGERRYPVVVRLPEALRSDPKAILRLPVRSESGGLLPLGEVGKYSVENRVRIIHRSGGIRYQPVQVTLGSRDVAGFVREAQSRISREIQVPRGYFLEFGGQYQNLLRAQARLAVIVPAALLLIFFLLFTALGNFRQTALVLASVPVAITGGVFALQWAGLPFSLSAAVGFIALSGIAVLAALVLVSFFNHLRAEGHGVAEAVWEGCQIRLRPILMTATVASLGFLPMALAQGAGAEVQRPLAIVVIGGILSSTLLSLLLLPTLYSWTEGWRERARRRKSQRLADGAPRPFAGEPIPRSPEG